One part of the Anaerolineales bacterium genome encodes these proteins:
- a CDS encoding glycosyltransferase family 4 protein has product MAPFVNWVLDWEAYYITKHVQEQFGLKARVVKSLKNVSGQIIHYGSLWDILASIDSKYNNRNAVVGTVFHGLLESPDFHDALQQVLKSQDRFARLHTASTVMYNRLIQSGVRKEKLVAIPLGVDLERFGPASPEERRERRHELGIPEDAFCIGSFHKDGQGMAEGLTPKLIKGPDVLIEALAQIHRNHKNIFVLLTAPARGYIKKGLDAAGIPYVHVVEQDFHRIPRLFDAVDVYLLASREEGGPKGVLEALASGIPFVGSRVGMVPDVVTHEQDGLLTEIEDPAALAQGVLRVIQDPELRQRLIANGLKRIEDFSWPVIASRYYRELYEPLLPVLK; this is encoded by the coding sequence ATGGCGCCCTTTGTGAACTGGGTGCTGGACTGGGAGGCTTACTACATTACCAAGCATGTTCAGGAGCAGTTCGGGCTAAAGGCGAGAGTAGTTAAGTCGCTGAAGAATGTGTCTGGCCAGATCATACATTACGGTTCGCTCTGGGACATTCTTGCCAGTATTGACTCCAAGTACAACAATCGCAATGCGGTTGTGGGCACGGTCTTTCACGGCTTGCTGGAGAGCCCAGACTTTCATGATGCGCTTCAGCAAGTTCTAAAATCGCAGGATCGCTTTGCCCGTTTGCATACAGCAAGCACGGTCATGTACAACAGATTGATTCAATCGGGCGTAAGGAAAGAAAAACTTGTTGCTATCCCGTTGGGAGTTGATTTGGAGAGATTCGGGCCGGCCAGCCCGGAAGAACGCCGTGAGCGCCGGCACGAACTTGGCATCCCCGAAGATGCTTTTTGCATCGGGTCTTTTCACAAAGATGGGCAGGGAATGGCTGAAGGGTTGACGCCCAAGCTGATCAAGGGGCCTGATGTATTAATAGAAGCGTTAGCTCAAATTCACCGTAATCATAAAAATATCTTTGTGCTGCTCACCGCGCCAGCGAGGGGTTACATCAAAAAGGGTCTGGATGCAGCTGGAATTCCTTATGTGCATGTAGTGGAGCAGGACTTTCATCGTATTCCACGCTTATTTGATGCGGTGGATGTCTATCTGCTCGCCTCTCGTGAAGAGGGCGGCCCCAAAGGCGTGTTGGAAGCACTGGCCTCGGGCATTCCTTTTGTAGGCTCGCGTGTGGGGATGGTGCCGGATGTGGTCACGCACGAACAGGACGGATTGCTAACTGAGATCGAGGACCCTGCCGCCCTGGCGCAAGGCGTCTTGCGAGTGATCCAAGATCCCGAATTACGCCAGCGATTGATTGCGAATGGTTTGAAGCGCATTGAGGATTTCAGTTGGCCGGTAATTGCCAGCCGCTATTATCGCGAGCTGTATGAGCCTTTGTTGCCTGTGTTGAAATGA
- a CDS encoding glycosyltransferase family 2 protein — protein sequence MAKVTFGMLALNAMPFLEYNLRALYPFAHQIIVVEGAARAASALAGPDGHSTDGTLEMLQQFKEQHDPQNKLIVISAADAGFADGFWPEKDEMAQTFAARATGDWLWQVDSDEFYLEGDLVALLATLSESPKISGISFPYFEFFGSFESYITGEWHLYQYPKVPRVFQWRPGYRYASHRPATVVNEHGHDLRSLNWLDAPAPSGRPMVMHHYSYVFPKQAEQKVGYYSNVNWSEAFKANKKWKEEQFERLRSPMRLGELGGLQWLERFEGQHPAAIEALREDIRQGRVQIEQRPADDIERLLSSPVYRLQTGLARLFLWVYWPIRVAWKSVRARIVYLLSGRLQ from the coding sequence GTGGCTAAGGTGACCTTTGGCATGCTGGCGCTGAACGCCATGCCGTTTCTGGAGTACAACCTGCGCGCGCTTTATCCCTTTGCGCACCAGATCATTGTGGTTGAAGGGGCGGCACGCGCGGCTAGCGCCCTGGCAGGCCCCGACGGACACTCTACTGACGGCACGCTGGAGATGCTACAGCAGTTCAAAGAACAGCATGACCCGCAAAATAAACTGATTGTCATTAGCGCCGCGGATGCGGGCTTCGCGGACGGCTTTTGGCCCGAGAAGGATGAGATGGCGCAGACTTTTGCGGCCAGAGCTACCGGTGATTGGTTATGGCAAGTGGATAGCGATGAGTTTTACCTGGAAGGTGACCTGGTTGCGCTTCTGGCCACTCTTTCGGAATCCCCAAAAATATCTGGTATCTCCTTTCCCTATTTTGAGTTCTTCGGCAGTTTTGAAAGTTACATAACTGGCGAATGGCATTTGTATCAGTATCCGAAAGTTCCCCGTGTATTTCAATGGCGGCCCGGCTATCGCTATGCATCGCATCGGCCGGCAACAGTAGTTAATGAACATGGTCACGACTTGCGAAGCTTGAACTGGCTGGATGCACCTGCACCAAGCGGGCGCCCCATGGTGATGCATCATTATTCGTATGTGTTTCCAAAACAGGCTGAGCAGAAGGTTGGCTATTATTCAAATGTGAACTGGTCTGAAGCTTTCAAAGCGAATAAAAAATGGAAAGAAGAGCAATTTGAGAGACTTAGATCGCCCATGCGCCTCGGTGAATTGGGTGGCCTGCAATGGTTGGAGCGTTTTGAGGGTCAGCATCCGGCTGCCATTGAAGCATTGCGAGAGGATATCAGGCAGGGGCGAGTGCAAATTGAGCAGCGTCCCGCCGACGATATCGAGAGACTCCTCTCTTCTCCGGTATATCGCTTGCAAACCGGGTTGGCGCGTCTTTTTCTGTGGGTGTATTGGCCAATTCGGGTAGCATGGAAGTCTGTGCGAGCCAGGATTGTTTATCTTCTTAGTGGCAGGTTGCAATGA
- a CDS encoding glycosyltransferase family 2 protein, protein MPVYNGLPFLNDAIDSVLSQTLSDFEFICIDDASTDGSAEVISAVQDPRWHWVRNRRRSGLSKALNRGLRMARGAYWARMDADDISLPRRLEAQAHFLDANPDVSMVGAWAQTLGLPREQVWKLPATAEEIQAEMLFNSALVHSAVMLRRKDFLSKGFHYDPTIERAQDYDLWERAARRLCFANLQEVLLHYRIHAGQVGYAFGVQQAETAAAVRARQLTRLGLRVTKRDLELHNHISIWKFEPNSTFLSRVDAWLRGIEQANGRKKIYDDRALRAVLERRWWAACRSAAVHNKQAWQLYSSSHLAEGGLRSFVDKAVFWVKTQWPR, encoded by the coding sequence ATGCCAGTTTATAACGGGCTGCCATTCCTGAATGATGCGATTGACAGCGTACTCTCTCAGACCCTGAGTGATTTTGAGTTTATTTGCATAGATGATGCTTCTACTGATGGGAGCGCTGAAGTGATCTCGGCGGTGCAAGATCCGCGCTGGCACTGGGTGCGTAATCGCAGGCGTAGCGGGCTTTCAAAAGCACTTAACCGCGGATTGCGTATGGCTCGCGGCGCTTACTGGGCGCGCATGGATGCGGACGATATCAGTCTGCCGCGGCGGCTTGAAGCACAAGCACACTTTTTGGATGCAAACCCTGATGTAAGTATGGTTGGAGCATGGGCGCAGACTTTGGGTTTGCCCCGAGAACAGGTTTGGAAGCTACCCGCAACGGCTGAAGAGATACAGGCTGAGATGTTGTTCAACTCAGCCCTGGTGCATAGTGCGGTGATGCTGCGCCGAAAGGATTTTCTTAGCAAAGGTTTCCATTACGACCCGACCATAGAGCGGGCACAAGACTATGATCTCTGGGAACGGGCTGCCAGGCGCCTGTGTTTTGCAAACTTGCAGGAAGTCTTGCTGCACTATCGTATTCATGCTGGCCAGGTCGGCTACGCTTTTGGCGTCCAGCAGGCTGAAACGGCTGCCGCAGTGCGGGCACGCCAACTTACGCGGCTTGGCCTCCGCGTTACCAAGCGCGATCTGGAATTGCATAACCACATTTCCATATGGAAATTTGAGCCGAATAGCACTTTTTTGAGCCGAGTAGACGCCTGGTTGCGGGGTATTGAACAAGCCAATGGACGCAAGAAGATATACGATGACCGCGCATTGCGCGCTGTGCTTGAGCGTCGTTGGTGGGCGGCATGCCGTTCCGCTGCTGTACACAATAAGCAAGCCTGGCAACTTTACAGTAGCTCTCACCTGGCAGAGGGCGGATTGCGTAGCTTTGTAGACAAGGCTGTTTTCTGGGTTAAGACACAATGGCCACGCTGA
- a CDS encoding glycosyltransferase family 4 protein, giving the protein MKIAVVLDQYYTHDGGAFTFQGELLKALESVAPESRHQFVVLSPTTLELTDASNLVWQRYSKPGLVERALLKLFRFLPELENRLAWRSGLERQARRAGAEIAWFLSPRISAMRMPFVPLVLDLQHRLQPQFPEVSAGGEWHTRERHYRRCLPEARVVVAGTGAGRDEIMRFYEVPRDKVTLLPHPTPQAALDSGAQNDMQVLSDFELKPGYLLYPAQLWTHKNHANLVLALADLKKTGPALQLVLTGADFGAKRGIQKLVEAHGLSDQVKFLDYVSREDLYALYRNALALTYMSFFGPENLPPLESFALGCPVIAARVSGAEEQLVDAAILVDPTDPHEVADAVRKLHSDPKLRQDLIESGRKRAQAWTTRDFVRGALRAFDAIESEGL; this is encoded by the coding sequence ATGAAGATCGCGGTTGTACTTGATCAGTACTACACCCATGATGGCGGCGCCTTTACTTTCCAAGGTGAATTGCTCAAGGCACTGGAGAGCGTTGCCCCCGAGTCTCGTCACCAGTTTGTCGTTCTAAGCCCTACTACTCTAGAACTCACCGATGCAAGCAATCTCGTCTGGCAGCGCTACAGCAAGCCTGGTTTGGTGGAACGCGCATTGCTAAAGCTGTTCCGCTTCCTGCCAGAATTGGAAAATCGTCTTGCCTGGCGTTCTGGCTTGGAGCGCCAGGCAAGACGCGCCGGGGCAGAGATTGCCTGGTTCCTAAGCCCGCGCATCAGCGCAATGCGCATGCCCTTTGTGCCCCTGGTGCTGGATCTGCAGCATCGCCTTCAGCCGCAATTTCCTGAAGTGAGCGCGGGCGGAGAGTGGCACACGCGCGAAAGGCACTATCGCCGGTGCTTGCCCGAGGCGCGGGTTGTGGTGGCCGGCACGGGAGCTGGCCGGGACGAGATCATGCGCTTTTACGAGGTCCCCCGAGATAAGGTGACCTTGCTGCCGCACCCCACCCCGCAAGCCGCTCTGGATAGCGGTGCCCAAAATGATATGCAAGTGCTTTCCGACTTCGAATTAAAGCCGGGGTATTTGCTGTACCCGGCACAATTATGGACTCACAAGAATCACGCTAACTTAGTGCTAGCTTTGGCGGATCTCAAAAAAACCGGGCCAGCATTGCAGTTGGTGCTTACCGGCGCTGACTTTGGAGCAAAGCGTGGTATTCAAAAACTGGTCGAGGCACATGGCTTATCTGATCAAGTCAAATTTCTGGATTATGTAAGCCGTGAAGATCTATACGCTTTATATAGAAACGCATTGGCTTTAACCTACATGAGTTTCTTTGGGCCAGAGAATCTACCCCCGTTGGAATCTTTTGCGCTGGGTTGCCCAGTAATTGCAGCCCGTGTGAGCGGCGCCGAGGAGCAACTGGTTGATGCAGCCATTCTGGTGGATCCAACTGATCCACATGAAGTTGCCGACGCAGTGCGAAAACTACACTCGGATCCCAAGTTGCGCCAGGACTTGATCGAATCTGGTCGCAAACGTGCGCAGGCTTGGACCACAAGGGATTTTGTGCGTGGTGCGCTGCGAGCTTTTGATGCTATCGAGAGCGAAGGGTTATGA
- a CDS encoding class I SAM-dependent methyltransferase has translation MGSYLGKYAEYYNHIYTNKPYSDEAAFVDACLRRNSKGETKALLELACGTGRHAFELENLGYQILATDYSEDLLAVARANAERAGSKVTFALHDMREAVPAPQKFDAVYCLFDSIGYVQTNDAVLQTLRNAHDALREDGLLILEFWHASAMLRGYEHERQARWPLPNGELLRTSRTTLHVVRQLAEVHYTLRETDAEGKLVAELQETQLNRYFLVQEMSLFLQQAGFCSLEWLPAYQAGETIGPDTWHIMVVARKE, from the coding sequence ATGGGCTCATACCTCGGCAAATATGCCGAGTATTACAACCACATTTACACCAACAAGCCTTATAGCGATGAGGCTGCATTTGTGGACGCATGCCTTCGCCGCAATTCAAAAGGTGAAACCAAGGCGCTGCTTGAGCTGGCTTGTGGAACGGGCCGCCATGCGTTTGAACTCGAAAATCTGGGTTACCAGATCCTGGCTACGGATTATTCGGAAGATTTGCTTGCGGTGGCGCGGGCGAATGCCGAACGAGCGGGTTCGAAGGTTACCTTTGCGTTGCATGATATGCGCGAGGCAGTGCCGGCGCCCCAAAAGTTTGACGCAGTGTATTGCTTGTTTGATTCGATCGGCTATGTGCAAACCAACGATGCGGTGCTGCAAACCTTGCGCAATGCGCACGATGCCCTGCGCGAGGACGGCCTTCTGATCTTGGAGTTCTGGCATGCATCCGCTATGTTGCGTGGTTATGAGCATGAGCGCCAGGCGCGCTGGCCCTTGCCCAATGGCGAACTGTTGCGCACCTCGCGCACAACCCTCCACGTTGTTCGGCAGTTGGCAGAAGTCCACTACACCTTGCGAGAAACTGACGCGGAAGGCAAGCTGGTTGCGGAGCTGCAGGAGACTCAGTTAAACCGCTACTTCCTGGTGCAAGAGATGTCTTTGTTTCTGCAACAAGCCGGTTTTTGCTCCCTTGAGTGGTTGCCCGCCTATCAGGCTGGCGAGACCATTGGCCCGGATACATGGCACATTATGGTCGTGGCACGCAAAGAATGA
- a CDS encoding DegT/DnrJ/EryC1/StrS family aminotransferase: MIPVFEPVISEDEISAVVDALRKGEVSGTFGKYIEDFENEFAAYVGCKHGVTVNSGSSALHLAVAALDLQPGDEVLVSSSTNIATALAALHNGAVPVPVDSEGVTWNLDLDLIEGLITPRTKAIIPVHLYGHPVDMDRLMEIANKHNLIVIEDCAESHGATVRGRMTGSFGHMACFSFYANKVITTGEGGMITTNDDVFAESVKLLRNLAFTQPRFRHELAGFNFRMPGFVAALGLAQFRKIDHIVEQKRRVAHRYNEKLKGIKGIQLPAELEWAKNVYWMYGIVVDPAEFGIDRNKLIDALAESGIQTRTFFCPMNQQPVLEKMQGFRDVPCPVADGLWENGLYLPSTWNLSDETIDVICDAIRRAPGWEG; encoded by the coding sequence ATGATCCCTGTCTTTGAGCCAGTGATAAGTGAAGACGAGATCAGTGCCGTTGTTGACGCTCTGCGCAAAGGTGAAGTGTCCGGCACTTTTGGCAAATATATAGAGGATTTTGAGAATGAATTTGCCGCCTATGTAGGCTGCAAGCATGGCGTCACTGTAAATAGCGGTTCGTCTGCCCTGCACCTTGCAGTGGCTGCCTTGGATCTGCAGCCAGGCGATGAGGTGCTGGTGAGCTCCAGCACCAATATCGCCACCGCACTGGCTGCTTTGCACAATGGCGCTGTGCCCGTGCCAGTTGACTCTGAAGGCGTGACGTGGAATTTAGACCTGGACTTGATCGAAGGCCTGATCACTCCGCGCACCAAGGCGATCATCCCTGTGCATTTGTATGGGCATCCAGTAGATATGGACCGTCTCATGGAGATTGCCAACAAGCACAACCTGATCGTGATCGAGGATTGTGCAGAGTCGCATGGGGCCACTGTGCGCGGCCGCATGACTGGCAGCTTTGGCCATATGGCTTGTTTCAGCTTCTATGCTAACAAAGTCATTACTACCGGTGAAGGCGGCATGATCACGACCAATGATGATGTCTTCGCCGAGAGCGTAAAGCTGCTCCGCAACCTGGCGTTTACTCAGCCGCGTTTCAGGCATGAGTTGGCTGGATTTAACTTCCGTATGCCTGGCTTTGTAGCCGCATTAGGCTTGGCGCAATTTCGCAAGATCGACCACATTGTGGAGCAGAAGCGCCGCGTGGCCCATCGCTACAACGAGAAGCTCAAAGGCATTAAAGGCATACAACTTCCGGCCGAGCTTGAGTGGGCCAAGAACGTGTATTGGATGTATGGCATTGTGGTTGACCCTGCGGAATTTGGTATTGACCGCAATAAGCTGATCGATGCATTGGCAGAAAGCGGCATACAAACCCGCACCTTCTTCTGCCCCATGAACCAGCAACCAGTCCTGGAGAAGATGCAGGGTTTTCGAGATGTGCCGTGCCCGGTCGCAGACGGCTTGTGGGAAAACGGGCTATACCTTCCCTCCACATGGAATCTTAGCGACGAGACGATCGATGTGATCTGTGATGCCATCCGCCGTGCCCCCGGCTGGGAAGGCTAA
- a CDS encoding glycosyltransferase family 4 protein, which translates to MIDRELALYRKLQERGIKIDFITYGDKDDLAFAHTIPGLSIRANVEGLGLGAYERKLLSEPVQADVIKSNQMAGADIAMEVARKSQAQFVARCGYLLAEFQERRYGERSREAKQARKLEEKVFRGADWITVTTTKMAESVVERYKIAPEKIGVIPNYVETDRFRPSDSEQREKLRVGFVGRLDAQKNLHNLITAVVDMDIEVWLIGYGPLQEELERFAEGTVAQFKFLGNVANHELPLMLNQCDIFVMPSLYEGHPKALLEAMACGLPALGTRVPGIQEIITDGENGLLSETGAASLREGLQRLIDDPALRQRLGRAGREYVEAHFALERIVNLEMNLLNRLVG; encoded by the coding sequence ATGATCGACCGCGAACTGGCGCTCTATCGCAAATTGCAGGAACGTGGCATAAAGATCGACTTTATTACCTATGGTGATAAGGATGACCTTGCGTTTGCTCATACCATACCAGGCCTTAGCATCCGCGCGAATGTGGAAGGTTTGGGCTTGGGTGCCTATGAGCGTAAGCTGCTTTCAGAGCCCGTTCAGGCGGATGTGATCAAGAGCAATCAGATGGCAGGCGCGGATATTGCCATGGAAGTTGCACGCAAGTCGCAAGCCCAATTTGTAGCGCGCTGTGGCTATCTACTGGCTGAATTTCAGGAACGGCGATATGGCGAGCGTTCGCGTGAGGCGAAGCAGGCTCGTAAACTGGAAGAAAAGGTTTTTCGCGGAGCCGATTGGATAACAGTGACCACTACCAAAATGGCGGAATCTGTTGTCGAACGCTACAAGATCGCTCCAGAGAAGATAGGTGTTATTCCCAATTATGTAGAAACTGACCGTTTCCGCCCTAGCGATTCTGAACAGCGCGAGAAACTGCGGGTCGGGTTTGTGGGCCGCTTGGACGCTCAAAAGAATCTGCATAACCTCATTACGGCTGTCGTCGATATGGATATAGAGGTGTGGCTGATCGGCTATGGACCATTGCAAGAAGAACTTGAGCGTTTTGCTGAGGGTACAGTTGCGCAGTTTAAGTTCTTAGGCAATGTTGCCAATCACGAACTACCACTTATGCTGAACCAATGTGACATTTTTGTCATGCCCTCTTTGTATGAAGGACACCCCAAAGCTCTGTTGGAAGCTATGGCTTGTGGCTTGCCTGCGCTCGGCACCCGCGTGCCAGGCATTCAAGAGATCATCACCGATGGTGAAAATGGGTTGCTTTCTGAAACGGGCGCCGCCAGTTTGCGCGAAGGTTTGCAGCGATTGATAGACGATCCCGCGCTGCGCCAGCGCCTTGGCCGTGCTGGACGCGAATACGTAGAAGCTCATTTCGCCCTTGAACGCATTGTGAATCTGGAAATGAACCTTCTCAATAGGCTGGTCGGTTGA
- a CDS encoding glycosyltransferase family 4 protein, with translation MATLKPSETRIAIVAPSAPPYGAGGVASAHYNLWRALRRRGYDVRLFTFFDNGVKDKPAKGIIRHGLAPVWFKRLFVLLLLPWRFLQPGKLAYQTAEILRNAPGALRMARSIYAFSPQTVLLSDHGAPGLWLRKMRDQHFVLISHHNPARLAAESGMGKFSRLDTRMAIWLEDQVLKRVNHVLCPSQYMRTWFKKTYKFRGAVSVVPNLVEFAAVDQIGSRNIRKQLGLPSRAKVVYLPSAGGYIKGARYLLRIIDKLQLKLKFPLGFYIPGFVEPDVMAQLRQHPARARMLLPGQVSYSAHIQYVKACDVAISPALMENFSMAIVEAAYLGLPVIAFKRGGNADIIDDGRNGFLFSGLNVDAMAQRAAVLLNSPTLSELRKRTQKYTRAKFEADRVLDSYLKVLLSTGSARG, from the coding sequence ATGGCCACGCTGAAACCTAGTGAAACACGTATTGCCATCGTGGCACCCAGTGCGCCCCCATATGGGGCTGGTGGAGTAGCCAGTGCGCACTACAACCTTTGGCGAGCTTTACGCAGGCGTGGCTATGATGTCCGATTATTTACTTTCTTTGACAATGGTGTGAAGGACAAGCCAGCCAAGGGCATCATCCGGCACGGCTTGGCGCCTGTGTGGTTCAAGCGCTTGTTTGTGCTGTTGCTACTACCTTGGCGGTTCTTGCAGCCAGGAAAGCTGGCGTACCAAACCGCAGAGATCTTGCGGAATGCTCCCGGCGCACTGCGCATGGCGCGCTCTATATATGCGTTTTCCCCGCAAACGGTCTTATTATCTGACCACGGTGCGCCAGGCTTGTGGCTGCGCAAGATGCGAGATCAGCATTTTGTGCTGATCTCGCATCATAATCCGGCGCGCTTGGCTGCAGAGTCGGGCATGGGAAAGTTTTCTCGACTGGACACACGAATGGCCATATGGCTTGAAGACCAAGTGCTCAAAAGGGTCAATCACGTGCTCTGCCCTTCTCAATATATGCGCACATGGTTCAAGAAAACATACAAGTTTCGCGGAGCGGTTAGTGTAGTGCCTAATCTTGTTGAATTCGCTGCAGTTGATCAGATAGGGTCCAGGAACATTCGCAAGCAGCTTGGGCTACCCAGTAGGGCTAAGGTTGTTTATCTGCCATCAGCGGGCGGTTACATTAAAGGCGCCCGCTATCTGCTTCGAATTATTGATAAGCTGCAGCTAAAACTCAAGTTCCCCTTGGGGTTTTATATCCCCGGTTTCGTGGAGCCTGATGTGATGGCGCAGCTTAGGCAGCACCCCGCCCGGGCAAGGATGCTGCTGCCCGGTCAGGTGAGTTACAGCGCGCATATTCAATATGTAAAGGCGTGCGATGTCGCCATCTCCCCAGCTCTGATGGAAAATTTCAGCATGGCGATCGTAGAGGCGGCTTATCTTGGCCTGCCTGTGATTGCCTTTAAACGCGGCGGCAATGCCGACATTATTGATGACGGACGTAATGGTTTCCTTTTCTCAGGCCTAAACGTAGATGCGATGGCTCAACGTGCAGCGGTGTTGCTGAATTCACCAACGCTATCTGAGCTCAGAAAAAGGACGCAGAAATATACGCGCGCGAAGTTTGAAGCGGACCGGGTGTTGGATTCTTACCTGAAGGTGTTGTTGTCCACTGGGAGCGCGCGTGGCTAA
- a CDS encoding glycosyltransferase family 4 protein: protein MPSLKPSILLLGTQMEVAGAQRVLFLLADYLHKNGYSVQAAFVYDKQGLAAEWQHQHKYPVISLNGWKQDGFVAANLVRLATAMLRLFAILRRHQLVITYTPHSNLLGLPLAWLAGTQVRLGTHHGHIENAPGLLSSLHSQLTNSAACTRMVCVSSQVRSLAQREGARPEKLVVIDNGIVPPPEIALTAEQKQSLRRSLVVTQDQLLLVTVGRLMVQKGHTYLLDAIHLLQETNAVFAFVGDGPLREELEAKASALGLNDRVRFIGVRNDVAELLTVADVFVQPSLWEGMSLALLEAMFVGLPVVATRIEASTDVLEHEQTGLLVEPQDPASLADALRRIIGDAELRARLGRAAQHKARQSYTVDVMGAAYAGLIKDLHNA, encoded by the coding sequence ATGCCTAGCCTTAAACCCTCAATACTTTTGCTTGGAACTCAGATGGAAGTGGCCGGTGCACAGCGTGTGCTGTTTCTTCTGGCTGATTACCTTCATAAAAACGGTTACTCGGTGCAGGCGGCCTTTGTATATGACAAACAAGGACTGGCGGCTGAGTGGCAGCACCAGCACAAGTATCCGGTGATCTCGCTCAATGGCTGGAAACAGGACGGTTTTGTGGCCGCCAACCTGGTGCGGCTGGCTACAGCCATGCTGCGTTTGTTTGCTATCCTGCGCCGGCACCAGTTAGTCATCACTTATACGCCGCATAGCAATCTACTGGGGCTGCCGCTGGCCTGGCTGGCTGGCACCCAGGTGCGCCTGGGTACGCACCACGGCCATATTGAAAATGCCCCCGGCTTGCTAAGCTCGCTGCATAGCCAACTCACGAATTCCGCGGCGTGCACTCGCATGGTGTGTGTTTCGAGCCAGGTGCGCAGTCTTGCACAACGTGAAGGAGCACGCCCTGAGAAGCTCGTGGTGATCGATAACGGCATCGTGCCCCCGCCTGAAATCGCACTAACTGCGGAGCAAAAACAATCACTGCGTCGCTCTCTGGTGGTTACCCAGGATCAGCTTCTGCTGGTGACTGTTGGTCGTCTGATGGTGCAAAAGGGTCATACATATCTACTTGATGCTATCCATCTTCTTCAGGAGACGAATGCTGTCTTTGCTTTTGTTGGGGATGGCCCCTTGCGTGAAGAGCTTGAAGCAAAAGCAAGCGCGCTTGGGTTAAATGATAGAGTGCGTTTTATAGGCGTACGGAATGATGTGGCAGAGTTGCTGACAGTTGCAGATGTATTTGTGCAACCTTCGCTTTGGGAGGGGATGTCACTTGCTCTATTGGAAGCCATGTTTGTAGGACTCCCTGTGGTGGCGACGCGGATCGAGGCGTCTACCGACGTTCTCGAACACGAGCAGACTGGGCTGCTGGTTGAGCCGCAGGACCCCGCCAGCCTGGCCGATGCATTGCGACGCATTATCGGCGATGCTGAATTACGTGCCCGTTTGGGCCGTGCTGCGCAACACAAGGCTCGCCAAAGTTACACTGTAGACGTTATGGGCGCTGCTTACGCTGGCTTGATAAAGGATTTACACAATGCATAG
- a CDS encoding glycosyltransferase — protein sequence MYKGEAYLIAYIAQLQQQTLFSSAEVIFICNQPSPNELQIAHAFQAEFPAQIQVHSVERETLGASWNRAWAAASAPLLAIWNIDDCRQPDSLERQVNSMEGTDWALSYGDYITVPTYGEQSGQRRHTPVYDPVYFARAFAQGGAFWVLRRAVAERVGYFDEQLRVAADMDLSLRMAANGLQMGRVDGVLGYFTDAAQGLSTREGGREALIERTAVQLRYGVYDKVHPELRSAAEHLRLDAARNFGEWRSLEELVPDYPRYLRKRRPLWLLGKIRFAIRELLTRLGLLSKLHAGFDREL from the coding sequence GTGTACAAGGGTGAAGCCTATTTGATTGCTTATATTGCACAACTGCAGCAGCAGACCCTGTTTAGTAGTGCAGAAGTTATCTTTATCTGCAACCAGCCATCCCCTAATGAGTTGCAGATCGCGCATGCCTTCCAAGCTGAGTTTCCGGCGCAGATTCAAGTGCATTCCGTCGAGCGAGAGACACTAGGAGCCTCATGGAACCGAGCATGGGCGGCCGCTAGTGCTCCATTGTTAGCGATCTGGAATATCGATGATTGCCGCCAGCCCGATTCGCTGGAACGCCAGGTGAACTCAATGGAGGGCACAGACTGGGCCTTATCCTATGGAGACTACATTACTGTGCCCACGTACGGGGAGCAGAGTGGGCAGCGTAGGCATACACCTGTGTATGACCCGGTTTATTTTGCGCGTGCGTTTGCTCAGGGTGGCGCCTTTTGGGTGCTACGGCGCGCGGTGGCCGAGCGTGTAGGCTATTTTGATGAGCAGCTACGGGTGGCAGCAGACATGGATCTGTCACTGCGCATGGCGGCCAATGGCTTGCAGATGGGGCGGGTGGACGGAGTGCTGGGGTACTTTACCGATGCGGCGCAAGGCTTGAGCACGCGGGAGGGTGGGCGCGAAGCGTTGATTGAGCGCACTGCCGTTCAGCTGCGCTATGGCGTGTATGACAAAGTTCACCCTGAGTTGCGCAGTGCTGCTGAGCACTTACGGCTGGACGCGGCCCGGAATTTTGGAGAATGGCGCTCTCTTGAGGAGCTGGTGCCTGACTACCCGCGCTATCTCCGCAAGCGGAGACCGCTGTGGTTGCTAGGAAAAATCCGCTTTGCAATCCGGGAGCTGCTAACGCGTCTGGGCCTATTGTCAAAACTACACGCAGGTTTTGACCGAGAGCTCTAG